The genomic window GAAACATATCGAGACGACCGACATCGTCTGGATTGAAAAGAATAGCGGAGCTGTGGTACACCGCAAGTTCTCCGTGAAAGGAGGAGCCGGAATGGGTAACTATGCGGAACGGATGAAACCGCAACCCTCCGTCACGTTGCTCACCTTCTCGCCCGATCCGTCGTTGATACCGACCTCTCAGGAGGGCTATAAACTGGTGAAATAGGTATTCATATAATATAGAATGTATAACACGCTCAAATAAGAAAGCCATGAAGAAGCTATCGATTCTACTACTCAGTCTTGCCGCTATGGGAGCATTCGCTTTCGTCTTGCCTTCCTTGCCCACCGGGCAAAGTGGCGCTTATCCTACGGAAACGGCTTTTATGGCCGAGGCCGAAGAGATGTTCCAAAAAGGGAACAAGCTTTACGAGCAAGGCTATATGCTACAGGCGAACTACTATTACGGGCAAGCCGTGGTAGCCGTGGCCAGCCTTCGCTACGGGTTGAGCGAGCTGATCTACGTAAAACAGCGCGACGAGAGGGCCGCCGCCAAGAAAGCCGCCGAAGAGAAACAGCGCAAGGAGGACGAGGAAGATATGGAAGATTGGGGATGGGAAGATGAGGGAGGACTCCTTACTGCGCTTACCAACCTAATCGGGAAGCTGGATACGATGACCGAAAAACTGAGCCAGGAGCTTGTCAATATGGAATTGGATGAGGACAGCGAGCGGAGCGAGGCTTGGGACTTGTTGGCTACCCAAAGCATAGCGTCGCCTTACCCTTACTTCTTCGAGGCCATCTCGTGGGATTACAAGGGAAAGGAAGATAAGGCGAGAGAATGCTACGCCAACGCGATGTGCAACCCCGCTTTCCCGTCCACCGTATGGGATTTCTCCTATTGGCAGGACCTTACGAGCGGCGAGCTCAGGGCCATTGCCCGCAGGCTGCTCCCCAAGGAGGAGGAATACCGCAAGTATTTTCACCTGAGCACCTATAGCTGCCCGCACCATTACCTTAATTTCGACGATGACTACCTGACGGCGAAAGCCGCCGACACCTTGGTCGTATTACCCACGGCCGTGGGAGCGGCGCTCATGCTGTATGAGACGGCCGTACAGGCGAACCCCTTCAACGCACGCAATTTCGCCGGTGCCTCGTTGCTGAGCGTACAGAACGGCGATAGCGTAAAGGCCGCCTACTACCTGAACGAGGGGCTGCTGATAGATCCGGAGAATAAAGGATTGCAAACATTACTGAACGTATGGAAAGGAGGACACAAATGAAACGCATAGGATTCATATTTACCGTGATAACGCTATTCTGCTTGTCCGCTGTTTCCCGGGTGATAGCGCAATCGGATTGGAGCTTGATAAACTTCGACTTGATCAACCTGCCTTGCGAGCCGGGAAGCCATTCGTTGACCTATACCATGTATTACGGAGTCAACCCGTTTAAGGTTAAGTCGTTTAACGATATAGAGCGCCCCATCATCTTCGGGGGAGAGTTGGTCTGCACCAGATCCATCGACCTGAAAGAAAAGAAGGAGGCGGTAAACCGGGCCCTAAGCGACCTGGGCTGGAATTTCGCCACGCTGCGGCAAGTGATCGAAAGGGCGGCGCAAGCCAAGCCGAACGATATAACGAACGAGCAATTCTGGGACGACCTCGTGAGCATGAGCGGGTTGAACGGCCTGGCGGGAGACGCGTTGGCGCTGATCAGCGGCGTGAAGGATCGCGACAAGTATTACGAGGCGGAGAGGATACAGGGACGGCTCAAGAGCGAGGCGTACAAATACTTGGTGAATAAGACACTCAGCACGGTGGGTAAGATCTTCAGCCTGAAAGGGCGTATCGAGATCTTCTTGAACGCTCGAGAACGGGATAAGCAGAAATGGATCAACTGCGTGGCCGAGGACAATCTGGTCTCGCTCGCCCGTTTCTATCGCATCGCCAACAACCGCTTGTGGCAGATCGCGCAAACGAAAGGACAGACGTGGGTGCTGCGCATGAACGGTTCGGCCAACGCTCCTTTCTTTTATGAGGGAGAGATGTGCGTACAGCAATGGAAGATCAAGATGAAGCTGGAGAAGAGTTATCACGGGGCCAACGAGAAACTGACGGAGCAGCAGTTCTACGGGACTTTCGCTGGTGAGTACATCGGGTGGCTGGACGCCGAGGTGTTGTATGCAGAATTGGGATGCGCACTATTTTGTGGATAAGGAACTGCTACGTTTCGGACAAACAACGATCGTTGGAGACGCCCCGATGTTCGCCTCCGATATAAGGATAAACCAGTCGTATATGAAACTATGGGCGGAGAGCTGGGGCCTTGGCTTCAAGCACAGCACGAAACCCACGCAGGCCCACAACATATACCGCCTGCCGGTGAAGGTGGTGGTGAATATGCCTAAGAAACCGACCAAATCTGTTTACGCCAGCACGGAAGTATTCATGGGAGACAGGGAATGGATGCCGGGCGACAAGCCCCAGCCAGAGATCGAGACCTATTTCCAGTTGCAGCATAACGTGGCGGTATCCGGTACGGTCAGCGATGAGGGAATATCGTTCAAAGCCGATCACTACCTGAATTATTACGCCACGCGAGATTTCATCGTCATCGATGGGAACATAAACGACGGGCTTAGCATCAGCGGATTGGGAACGATCCCTTTCCGCAGCCAGGGTAGCGTGAACGACCCGATCCCCAAGGAGGGATTCGGAGGCAAGCCCGACGGGAGCATCCAGATACATATAGATCAAAGCTTGGATGACGTGGAGAAATGGGAGCGTATCCGATACGAATAGACGACAGAATATTCACCTTATAAACAAATACAACGATGAGAAAGATCTTGAACATCATGGCAATCGCCCTTGCGATATTCTGCAGGATACCGGTGGAGGTGCACGGCCAGAGTTTCTTGAAGAAACTGAAACAGAAAGTGGGCAACGTAGTAGGTACCAAGGATGATACCGCCGAGATAGGAGAGGAGCCTTTCGTCGGTGGAGATGGCGATCAGCCGACACGATCTGTCACCCCCACGGATAAGCTACAAAAACGTCGCACGGCTACCGCCACGTGGGACGAGATGATCGCTCCCAGCAGAGCCAACTCGCCGGAGGCCTTGCTGAACGAGCTTCCCCCGTTGCCTTCCGTCGAGAGCATCGTCTACCCGGAGGAAACCGCCCGTGCGACCTACTACCGCAAGATCGTAGCCGTGGATATGCGTATAACGGAACTGGATTCGATACATACCTGCTCGGACGAGGAGATGATCGCCCTCCGGGATAAGTTCTATGTAGAGTTGGCCGATATCAACGGGATTACGGTGGAGGAAATGAAAAGCTTGGAAGACCCGAACCTCCCCGAAGCGGAAAAGGAACGCTTGATCGAGAAGATGAAGAACGCCTTGGTAGGCGATACCCGGGGGCTTGAGGCCATGGGCGCCGATCTGGAGAAACGTGAGGCAGCCAAAGGAGGCAAGTTGACCAACGAGGAGAAGATGGCCTTCTTAGCGGAGAACCAAGGCAACCTGAGCGACCTAGGTTCCATGATGGAAAAAATGCAGGCGACGAACGAGAAAACGACAGCCTTCAACGCCAAGTTCGTCAAGCTGGAACAAATGACCGTGCAGCAAACCGAGAAGATGAAAAAGATACTACAGGCGAGCGATGGCGCGATCACGAGTTGCGAGAAGATCGCCGGGGAATACGAATCGGAATTAAAGACCCTCTATGCCCAGATCTATGAGACCGACGACAGCCAGAAGGTTGAGGAACTTTATGCCCGTGCCGACGAGCGGATGAAAAACTATCGCCTCCGTGCCGCCAAGCTCTGGCGCAACAGCCTGCAAACCCAATTGGATGGGGTAAAGGCCATGTATCCGGACATCGTGAAGTTGCAGAAAGAGATGATGCAGGAGGGAATCATCCCGGCCTGCGCCGAGAAACGTGCCTCGTTCAACGCCGTGACCAATTACACCAATATCTTGCACAAGGCGTATTGCGACTTCCCGCAACCGCGGGTGTTGCCGGTCTACATGGAGACGATCATTGAGATTCCCGAGGGTGAGCACCTGTTTTACGCGGAGAGTGGTTTCGCCACGTCGGTCGACGGCTTCTTGAACAACAGCCGCGTCTACACCGCCGACAATGCGGGCAAGAGATACCTTTACGAAAACGGCAAGAAGCGGGAACTGGGGCCGAACGATCCCGGCGATTTCCAAGCGAAAGGGGCACGGACGGAACCCACCTACGGAGCTTGGACCTCGGCTAGCGGCACACGCAAGGTGACCTACACGCGCGACGGATCGCTTACCCTGCATGACGGCACCTCCTTCTATCCGCTGGCTTTCAAGAAGGAGAGCGACAGGCTGGTGTGGATCATCGCCTCGTCTGCAGGTGTTGAAAAATGCACGTACAAACTATAGCGGTATTCCTCGTTGCGTTGTTGGCGCGAGCTCTCAGCGGATCGACCGCCTTGGCGCAGGATTACCAAAAGATCTTTGAAAAGGAATGGATAGAAGCTGATAAGTACGTGGCGGGATAACGGGAGGTCTGGAACTTGATCTTCCCGGAGTTCGGTATCCGGACGGAGTTGGCCGTGGCGGTTGTCTTCCCCGAATTGGTTCGTTACTCGGCCTTGATGGACTTTATGGAGACAACAGCCGTCAAGGCGCTTTACCAGCAAAAGGGGGTAAAGGGAGCCGATTTCTCCATTGGCCGCTTCCAGATGAAGCCTTCCTTCGTGGAGGATCTGGAACGACAGTGGATGCGAACGGAATGGCGACACGAGTACGGGATCTATTTCGATCTCTCCGAGACGTTGGAGGCCCACCGCATATGCGTACTCCGGCTGGACGACCGGAACTGGCAATGTATTTATCTGGCCATGTTCTTGAAACTGTTATACCGCCGTTTCCCGGAACTGGCCGAGGAGGAGGATATCGAGCAAGTCCGCTTTTGCTCCACCGCCTACAACGCCTCGTTTTACGGCACCTACGAGCGCATCCGTAGCAAAAGCGCCCGCCGCTTCTACCATACTGATTTCATACCGACTCCCGGAACGAAGCGTTACGCTTATTCCGAGATAGCGGTCTTTTATTACAAGATAGCTCTCTGACATGCTGGAATGATTTTTATTTCCCTCCCTTCAAATCGTTCCAGCACTATGTGAAAGCAAGACACAAACGGGGATAGATTCTGGTAGACCCGTCGGAGACTCCGGAAGCGCAGGGATTCCTTCCCTCTGGCTTCCGGGGAATCCGATTCCCGACACCGGCTTCCCCTTATGAAGTGACAAGAATTAAAGAAACGAACGATAAAAAGAATGACTATGGCCAATTACGGTAAATATGGATTCCTTCCCGCCATCGCCCTCTGCCTTCTTTGGGCGACGGAGGTATCGTGGGCGCAGGTGAAGCTCGTGCGGATGCCCGTCGTTGAGAAGAGCGGTTCAATATCCTCTGGGAAGAGTATAATACGCTTATGGAGAATCAATTAAACACCGAGACGAAGCAAACACCCGCACAAATGCAAGGCGAATCGGGCGACGGTGGCCAGAGGGGAACGCTGGGGAGTCATCGACGAGCAAGACCATCGTGCGACGTTAACGGTGTCACACGTATGACATCAGCTGCCTCACACGTGCGACACCTAGAGCCTCACGCCTGCAAGACCGGCAACGAGAATAGAGAGAAATAACAATTATCACATTATCAACAATTTAAAACAAAACAAGATGGCAAAGTACAAGTTAATTAAGAAAGTGAATCCGCAGAAAAGACAGGAACCTGGCAAATGGTACGCGACCCCCAAAAGCGAGACCCCGCTCTCGGGCAAGGCGATGACGTGCGCCGCCACCGCCAACACCACTACTGCTCCCATCGAGATGGAGGCCTCGCTGGAGCTTCTGGCCAAGTTCGTGCCCCAACAACTCCAGCAGGGACACACGGTGAAGATACCGGGCTTGGGTACTTTTCGCCTCACCTTCAAGAGCGATGGCGTGGAAGATATTAACAGTTTCCGGGCGAACAGCATGATCAAGAACGTCCGGATCGTATTCACTCCCTCGAAAGAATTGCGGGAGAGCGTGCTCAGCGGCCTTACGTTCGAGGACGGCGGCGTACTGGAGGACGACATCAGCTACGCTTCTATAGCCGATTACCGTTTGGCCAAAGGTGTCCCGGAGGGCGGCGGAGACTCGGAAAGCCCGGGTGAGATTTAAGGTAACCATTAAAACAGGAACGGGATGAACATTTTCTCTTGCCATATACGCCGGATCGTGTTGTTGCTATTGGCACTCCTCTGAGTGCCGATGGCGACGCTACGGGCGCAGGAAGAAAAAGCGGACGGCACGAACCGGGTGATAGTATCCAAACAGGATATGCGGATAACCGTTCTTTGTCCGCAAGGCGATACGCTCGCCGTTTTTCCCATCGCTTGCGGACGCAATTACGGCGACAAGCAGCAGGAATGGGATTTCCGGACACCGGAAGGGCATTTCGTGATAGAGTCCGTGGAAGATACCTCCCTTTGGCCGCGAGACTCGACGAGGCAAGAAACTCCCGGCGAGATATACGGCCCCCGCTTCTTCCGCTTGAAAACACCCGGCTTCACGGGCATCGGCATACACGGGACCGCCAACCCCCAAGTGATACCCGGACGGATAACGATGGGCTGCATACGCCTCAGCAATGAGGACCTGAAAGCCTTCTCCCGGCTGGTGGACGTAGATACAAGGGTGGATATCCTGCCCGACAAAGGGAGAGAATGCGGCTCGCTTTCCAAGCTAGCCCGGGACGATGATTACTAACAACACTAAAAGGAATGGACATGAAAAGGTTAATCTTATTATTGATATGCGCGCTGTACGTAACGACGGCGGCGCAGGCGCAAATTTCTTTCTATGGTGAGTGGTGCCGGAAAGGGGGTGGCGAAAAGACCATCATGATCTTCGATATGAAGGAAAAGAAAGCCTACGTGATGAACGAGGCCCGGAAGACCTGCATGGTGATGGAGGAGATCGACAAGTTATCCACCAATAAGCTGGTGGGTTACGACTGGGAAGTGTCTCACTCTACCTCCCGAGAGTTTTTGGGCATGGAGGAGATAGACGGTAAGGAGTGTGCCCACTACTATGTCAAGAGCGAATCGATCTACAAGGATGGCGGCAAGGATGGCGCCGGCTATCACGAATGGATTTACTCGCCCATGAAGGTATCGAACTACAACGGCTGCATCGCCCACGACAATACGGTGTATGTGATGGACAGGACCATCGTGCTTCGCCGCGTCAAGATGGGGCCGCAACCGGCGCACCTCTTCCAAGTGCCCGAAGGGTATCAAATGACTGTGATGCCTGCCGGCGGCCTGCTGGAGATGATGACGGGGAAATCGTGCGAGGAGAACACCCAAAAAGTGGACGAGACACGCGATGCCATCCAAAAATCCAATGAGCAGATCAAGGAGCAACTGAAAGAGGTCAACGACAAGAGCAAGAGCGACGAGGAACGGATGAAGGCCTTGCTCGAGATGCTGGGCGGACAGAAGAAGAAATAGAGAAAAATTATTCACTTTAAAATAACAACGATTATGAAAACGAACATTAGATTTCTAGTTATGATCGCCGTTTCCTTGCTGACGGTATTGGGAATGAGCGCGCAAGAACCTTTCTTCCTACATAAGGAAGGCGTGAAACTGACTTACGCCGACAAGGACAAGAAAGGAAAGATCAACAGTTACACGGAGACTACCGCTACAAAGGTGACGGGAGACGCGGACAACTGCACCGTTACCTACTCGATGATGGTGATGGACAATAAAAAGAACCCGGTGCTCAAGCAACCGATGACACAGACATTCGAGGTGAAGAATGGCACGGTGACCTACGATCCCAAGTCGTTGGTAGGACAGATCATGGAGGGCATGCAAGTAACCGTGACCGGAACACCCTTCCAACTTCCCTCCAATGTCAAGGTAGGCGATACCTTCGGCGACTATACCATCACCTTGAACTTGGCCGGCATCAAGACCAATACGGAGGTGACGGGCGTGAAGGCCGTGGCCGAGGAAACCCTCGACGTGAACGGGACGAGTATCGACTGCGTCGTGATTGAGAACACTACCGTATCGAAAGTGATCGGTATCAAGCAGACCACTATCCAGAAGATCTGGTATGGCCACGGCATTGGCCCTGTGAAGACAAACATGTATAACAAGAAGGGAAAACTGATGACAAGCCAAGAGCTAGTTTCAATAGAAGGATTGTAAACCATTAAAAACATACGTATCATGAAACAGACATTATTTACATTCATGTTCATCATAAGCCTCGTGCTTATGACGGCATGCGGAGGTTCGCCGGTAGATAAAGCCTTGGCAAAACTGGATGATGCCATTGAAAAGCTGGAGAAAAAAGGAGATAAGATGACCAAGGACGAGATGGATGCCATCATGAAAGACTTGGAGGAACCCGTTAGCGTATTGAACAAAACGATAGAAGACAACGAGGTGGGAGGTGTCACCAAGATCAAGATAATCGCCAAGGTGACGAAACTGACGGCGCTGGCCACGAAGGTCGGGATAAAGAATCTGGATATGGGAGATTTCTCGGATAAGGCGAAAGGAACTAAGAAAGAGTAAGGTGGTATGGGAGATATTTTAACAGGAATCGTAAAAGGCTTGTCCGGATTCATGCTGCAGGATGATCCCGACGTGAAGATATTCAATGCCCAGACCGAGATGAAAGAGTTCTCGGAAAGGGAGGGAAAGATCTATGCCCGTCTCGGACGGCAAGTATATGAGACGGATGGCGGCGAGAACTATCCGGAGATAAGGGCAGAGCTAGATTTACTCGCAGCCAACAAGCAGGCGGCGGAAAGCCGCCTTCGAACGTGCCGAGGCCGAGGAACGTGCCCGCCGGGAAGCCGAGGAGCAGGAGCATAGCTGCCCCAATTGCGGGGCCTATAATCCGGAGGGAACCAACTTTTGCCAAGAGTGTGGAACCCGTTTGACGCAACCCGTGCAACAAGCGCCTGCGGCGAAACGTTTCTGCCCGAACTGCGGCACGGAAGTTATCGCCGGGCATCGTTTCTGCAGCGGTTGCGGAACAAAAATGGAATGATGTATAACAGTTACTTTAAAGAAAGGAGAAATCATGGCTTTTTGTACAAACTGCGGGACAAATGTCCCGGATGGCATAAAATTCTGTACCTCATGTGGTACGCCGATGTCGGTACAGGCACAACCGCAAGCCCCGCCACCGCCCCAGCAAACCTATGTGCAGCCGCAACCTGCGCCTCAGCCACTACCGCAGCAGGCTTATGCCCCGCCATCGCAACCGGCTTACGCACAACCTCAACCGGGATACGTGGCTCCGGCGGGCGATCCGAACGCTCCGCTTCCCCCGGGAAGCAAGTATGAACCGATCACGACGGGTGGGTATATCGGTATCTTCCTGTTGATGCTTCTTCCGTTGATCAATCTCATCCTACTCATTATCTGGGCCTGCGGAGGCTGCCAGAAGGTGAACAAGGCGAACTTCGCCCGTGCGATGCTGATCATGATGATAATCGGTTCGGTCTTGTCGTTGCTGATGTTCTTCGCCGTACGGATGCTGTTCGGTAGCGAGATAGACAGCTTGATGGAAGCTTTCGGAGATCTACTCAAATAATAACAATACTAAAATTAGGAGGAAAC from Parabacteroides distasonis ATCC 8503 includes these protein-coding regions:
- a CDS encoding TapB family protein, whose amino-acid sequence is MKTNIRFLVMIAVSLLTVLGMSAQEPFFLHKEGVKLTYADKDKKGKINSYTETTATKVTGDADNCTVTYSMMVMDNKKNPVLKQPMTQTFEVKNGTVTYDPKSLVGQIMEGMQVTVTGTPFQLPSNVKVGDTFGDYTITLNLAGIKTNTEVTGVKAVAEETLDVNGTSIDCVVIENTTVSKVIGIKQTTIQKIWYGHGIGPVKTNMYNKKGKLMTSQELVSIEGL
- a CDS encoding HU family DNA-binding protein, with the translated sequence MAKYKLIKKVNPQKRQEPGKWYATPKSETPLSGKAMTCAATANTTTAPIEMEASLELLAKFVPQQLQQGHTVKIPGLGTFRLTFKSDGVEDINSFRANSMIKNVRIVFTPSKELRESVLSGLTFEDGGVLEDDISYASIADYRLAKGVPEGGGDSESPGEI
- a CDS encoding zinc-ribbon domain-containing protein, yielding MAFCTNCGTNVPDGIKFCTSCGTPMSVQAQPQAPPPPQQTYVQPQPAPQPLPQQAYAPPSQPAYAQPQPGYVAPAGDPNAPLPPGSKYEPITTGGYIGIFLLMLLPLINLILLIIWACGGCQKVNKANFARAMLIMMIIGSVLSLLMFFAVRMLFGSEIDSLMEAFGDLLK
- a CDS encoding DUF4412 domain-containing protein, with protein sequence MKRLILLLICALYVTTAAQAQISFYGEWCRKGGGEKTIMIFDMKEKKAYVMNEARKTCMVMEEIDKLSTNKLVGYDWEVSHSTSREFLGMEEIDGKECAHYYVKSESIYKDGGKDGAGYHEWIYSPMKVSNYNGCIAHDNTVYVMDRTIVLRRVKMGPQPAHLFQVPEGYQMTVMPAGGLLEMMTGKSCEENTQKVDETRDAIQKSNEQIKEQLKEVNDKSKSDEERMKALLEMLGGQKKK
- a CDS encoding zinc-ribbon domain-containing protein, coding for MYSQPTSRRRKAAFERAEAEERARREAEEQEHSCPNCGAYNPEGTNFCQECGTRLTQPVQQAPAAKRFCPNCGTEVIAGHRFCSGCGTKME
- a CDS encoding L,D-transpeptidase, encoding MATLRAQEEKADGTNRVIVSKQDMRITVLCPQGDTLAVFPIACGRNYGDKQQEWDFRTPEGHFVIESVEDTSLWPRDSTRQETPGEIYGPRFFRLKTPGFTGIGIHGTANPQVIPGRITMGCIRLSNEDLKAFSRLVDVDTRVDILPDKGRECGSLSKLARDDDY